The Candidatus Beckwithbacteria bacterium sequence TGCTACAGAGTATCAAGTCATTATTGGTTCAACTAGTATTGAAAAGGTTACAGCTAATGATAATTATGGGGAACTAGAACCAAAAGTCGAAAACAAAGACAATGCGACTATCATCAATTTGGAGTTTGATAAAAAAATGATTGGTAAAGATAAAACCAGAACTATCCATTTGACCTATCAAACTCCTGATTTTGCTACTATTAAAGGCAAGGTTTTGGAAGTTGGGTTTCCAATTTTGACTAATAGCAATGATCTGGAAGAATACTCTGTCAGTATTCGTATTCCTGACAGCTTTGGTCAACCTACCCAATTTATCCCTACTACCTATCAGGGTTCACAGTTGGCTAATTATCAGGTTTTTAATTTTACTAAAGCTGATTTAGAAGGTAGCGATGGTATTACCGCTACTTTTGGGACCAGCCAAATTTACAATTTTGTCATCCGCTATCACCTACAAAATAAAGAGGAAATTAAAGGCCGGGCAGAACTGGCTTTGCCAAATGATACCAACTATCAAACTGTTCTTTATCAAGAAATTAAACCAAAGCCGCTCAGCGTAAACGTTGACGCTGATGGCAACTGGCTGGCTGAATATATTGTGGAACCAGGTCAAAGTCAAACTATTGAGGCTCAAGGTAGTATTAGGCTTAACTATTTTCCTAAAGAAAATTTTGCCAAAAATCTGACCAGTGAGCAAAAAAGGCAGTACACCAAATCTGATGTCTATTGGGAAAGCAGCAGTCAAACTGTTGAACAAATTGCTAAAGATCTACAAACTCCAAAAGAGATATATGATTACTTAATTTCTAATTTTATTTATGACTATGGCCGCCTAGAAACGAATCCAGAACGCTTAGGAGCAGCTAAAGCTCTGCAAAACCCAGATAATGCTATCTGTATGGAGTTCACCGACGCTTTTATTGCTCTAGCCCGATCAGCTGGTATTCCGGCTCGGGAACATAATGGTTTTGCTTATACCGAAAACGACCGTTTGCGACCTCTTAGTCTATCCCAAGATGTGCTCCATGCTTGGCCAGAATACTATGATGAAACTGCTAAGCAGTGGATTCAAATTGATCCAACCTGGGGCAACACTACCGGAGGCTTAAACTTTTTTGACAAATTTGACCTTGACCACATCTCTTTTGTAACCCATGGTACTGAGAGTTCTTATCCAGTTACCGTTGGTTCATACAAAACTGATGATTCTCAGGGTAAAGATGTAGCCATTGAATTTGGTGACAAATTTGAACCAAAGGAGTCCTATGAGTTGCTTATTTCCAACCTACCTTCAGGCTTAGCTGGCTTACCAGTTGAAGGAGAAATACTGATTAGCAATACTGGCAATGTGGCTTTGTATGACCTACCTGTTGTAGTTAATCTTTCTAAAAATGGTCAGCAGCAAATAGAAAAAGACTATAGTATTGCCGTTTTGCCACCATTTGCCACCTACACCTTTCACTATAGCCAAAAAACCAATTGGCAAACTGATGGTGGTAGCTACCAACTCAATGTCAGTGTTTTAGAAGCTCAGCAAAGTCAAAACTTTGAACTTAAAACTATTATCAATCCTACTTATTTAGTTTGGATTGGAGGTGGTGCTTTCGGCAGCCTACTATGGTTTATTGGCTTTAGCATAGCAATTAAAAAAATAAGTAAACCCAAAACTTTGATTCCGCCTATTGGTAATGATCCTTCTCAACAAATTCCTCTAAACCACTAATACACCTCTTCTTTTTGCTTGCTTTATAATAAAGCCATGGTAATTAAGCAAATACTAGCTAATAAAATTAAAAAAGCTCCTAAAAAGCCAGGAGTTTATATTTTTCGTGATAGCCAAAAACAAGTTTTATATGTGGGCAAAGCGATCATTTTAAAAAACCGGCTCAAATACTACACGCTACCTAAATCTAAACTTTTTCCTAAAACAGCTTTATTCTTGACAAAAGCAGCCTCAGTCAACTGGATTGTAGTGCGGAGTGAAATTGAAGCAATTTTACTGGAAATGAATTTAATCAGGACTTTAAAACCAAAATATAATGCCCGCAATCGGGATGACAAGAGGCCTCTGTATATTTTATTCACCAACGATGAGCTACCAAGAGTATTAACCGCCCGCATAGAATTACCCAATACTGGAGAATATATCGGCCCTTTTCCTTCTGCTTACAAACTTAAAGAAATCATGCGAACCATGCGCCGGATTTTTCCCTATTGCTCTTGTAAAACCACTCGTAAAAAAGCCTGTCTTTATGTTGACTT is a genomic window containing:
- a CDS encoding transglutaminase domain-containing protein — translated: MNFRPLLLAFFASFLFLFLQDRPCQAAKEFGTSYDIIYNVETDGITRTSQTINLTNKLDHVFATEYQVIIGSTSIEKVTANDNYGELEPKVENKDNATIINLEFDKKMIGKDKTRTIHLTYQTPDFATIKGKVLEVGFPILTNSNDLEEYSVSIRIPDSFGQPTQFIPTTYQGSQLANYQVFNFTKADLEGSDGITATFGTSQIYNFVIRYHLQNKEEIKGRAELALPNDTNYQTVLYQEIKPKPLSVNVDADGNWLAEYIVEPGQSQTIEAQGSIRLNYFPKENFAKNLTSEQKRQYTKSDVYWESSSQTVEQIAKDLQTPKEIYDYLISNFIYDYGRLETNPERLGAAKALQNPDNAICMEFTDAFIALARSAGIPAREHNGFAYTENDRLRPLSLSQDVLHAWPEYYDETAKQWIQIDPTWGNTTGGLNFFDKFDLDHISFVTHGTESSYPVTVGSYKTDDSQGKDVAIEFGDKFEPKESYELLISNLPSGLAGLPVEGEILISNTGNVALYDLPVVVNLSKNGQQQIEKDYSIAVLPPFATYTFHYSQKTNWQTDGGSYQLNVSVLEAQQSQNFELKTIINPTYLVWIGGGAFGSLLWFIGFSIAIKKISKPKTLIPPIGNDPSQQIPLNH